In bacterium YEK0313, one genomic interval encodes:
- the purQ gene encoding Phosphoribosylformylglycinamidine synthase 1: MKAAVVVFPGSNRERDIAYALELTSGAKPAMVWHGDTALPDGTDLVVLPGGFSYGDYLRCGAIAARAAIMDAVRDHAARGGLVLGVCNGFQILCEAGLLPGVLMRNSSLKFIARNVHLKVERSDTPFTRRYNAGAVISVPVAHGEGNFIADGETLKRLEGEGRVLFRYCDASGRVAPETNINGAMNAIAGIVSENGRVLGMMPHPENHVDPTVGSTDGRPLFESLAQALEAA, translated from the coding sequence ATGAAAGCCGCCGTCGTCGTTTTCCCCGGATCGAACCGCGAGCGCGACATCGCCTATGCGCTGGAACTGACCTCCGGGGCGAAGCCCGCCATGGTCTGGCACGGCGATACGGCCCTGCCTGACGGCACCGACCTCGTGGTGCTGCCGGGCGGCTTCTCCTATGGCGACTACCTGCGCTGCGGAGCGATCGCCGCCCGCGCCGCGATCATGGACGCGGTGCGCGATCATGCAGCCCGCGGCGGGCTGGTCCTCGGCGTGTGCAACGGCTTCCAGATCCTGTGCGAAGCCGGACTGCTGCCGGGCGTGCTGATGCGCAATTCCTCGCTGAAATTCATCGCGCGGAACGTGCACCTGAAGGTCGAGCGGTCGGATACGCCGTTCACCCGCCGCTACAATGCCGGCGCGGTGATCAGCGTGCCGGTGGCCCATGGCGAGGGCAATTTCATCGCCGACGGCGAAACCCTGAAGCGGCTCGAAGGCGAGGGCCGGGTGCTGTTCCGCTATTGCGACGCCAGCGGCCGCGTCGCGCCCGAGACGAACATCAACGGCGCGATGAATGCCATTGCCGGCATCGTCTCCGAGAACGGCCGGGTGCTGGGCATGATGCCGCATCCGGAGAACCATGTGGACCCGACCGTCGGCTCCACCGACGGCCGCCCGCTGTTCGAGAGCCTTGCCCAGGCGCTGGAAGCGGCCTGA
- the purB gene encoding Adenylosuccinate lyase yields MIPRYSRPEMTAIWDPQTKFRIWFEIEAHACDALAEIGVIPKEAAANIWARAKDVTFDVERIDAIEREVKHDVIAFLTHLGEFIGPDSRFVHQGMTSSDVLDTCLNVQLVRAADLLIADTKALLAALKRRAFEHKLTPTIGRSHGIHAEPTTFGLKLAQAYAEFDRALQRLEAAREEVRTCAISGAVGTFAQIDPRVEEHVARAMGLKVEPISTQVIPRDRHAMFFATLGVVASSVERLATEIRHLQRSEVLEAEEFFSEGQKGSSAMPHKRNPVLTENLTGLARLVRGMALPAMENVALWHERDISHSSVERMIGPDATVTLDFALVRLTGVIDKLMVYPANMQKNLDRLGGLVHSQRVLLALTQKGVSREDAYRLVQRNAMPVWRGEGEFLTLLKADADVRKALSEAELEEKFDLGYHLKHVDTIFARVFGAS; encoded by the coding sequence ATGATCCCGCGCTATTCCCGTCCCGAGATGACCGCCATCTGGGATCCGCAGACCAAGTTCCGCATCTGGTTCGAGATCGAGGCCCATGCCTGCGACGCGCTCGCCGAGATCGGCGTCATCCCCAAGGAGGCCGCGGCCAATATCTGGGCGCGCGCCAAGGACGTGACCTTCGACGTCGAGCGCATCGACGCGATCGAGCGCGAGGTCAAGCACGACGTCATCGCCTTCCTCACCCATCTCGGCGAATTCATCGGGCCGGATTCGCGCTTCGTGCACCAGGGCATGACCTCGTCCGATGTGCTGGACACCTGCCTCAACGTCCAGCTCGTCCGCGCGGCGGACCTGCTCATCGCCGATACGAAGGCGCTGCTCGCGGCGCTGAAGCGGCGCGCCTTCGAGCACAAGCTGACCCCCACCATCGGCCGCTCCCACGGCATCCACGCCGAGCCGACCACGTTCGGCCTGAAGCTGGCGCAGGCCTATGCTGAATTCGACCGCGCGCTGCAGCGGCTTGAAGCGGCGCGCGAGGAGGTGCGCACCTGCGCGATCTCCGGTGCCGTCGGCACCTTCGCGCAGATCGATCCGCGCGTCGAAGAGCATGTCGCGCGCGCCATGGGCCTGAAGGTCGAGCCGATCTCGACGCAGGTCATTCCGCGTGACCGGCACGCCATGTTCTTCGCCACCCTCGGCGTCGTCGCCTCCTCGGTCGAGCGCCTCGCCACCGAGATCCGCCACCTGCAGCGCTCGGAGGTGCTGGAGGCCGAGGAGTTCTTCTCCGAGGGCCAGAAGGGCTCGTCGGCCATGCCCCACAAGCGCAACCCGGTGCTGACCGAAAATCTCACCGGCCTCGCCCGCCTGGTGCGCGGCATGGCCCTGCCGGCCATGGAGAATGTCGCGCTCTGGCACGAACGCGACATTTCCCACTCCTCGGTCGAGCGCATGATCGGCCCGGACGCCACCGTCACCCTCGACTTCGCGCTGGTGCGCCTGACCGGCGTCATCGACAAGCTGATGGTCTATCCCGCCAACATGCAGAAGAACCTCGACCGGCTGGGCGGTCTCGTCCATTCCCAGCGGGTGCTGCTGGCGCTGACCCAGAAGGGCGTGTCGCGCGAGGATGCCTACCGGCTGGTCCAGCGCAATGCCATGCCGGTCTGGCGCGGCGAAGGCGAGTTCCTGACGCTGCTCAAGGCCGATGCCGACGTCCGCAAGGCGCTGAGCGAGGCCGAGCTCGAGGAGAAGTTCGATCTCGGCTACCACCTGAAGCATGTCGACACGATCTTCGCCCGCGTGTTCGGGGCGAGCTGA
- the rpsD gene encoding 30S ribosomal protein S4: MSKRHAAKYKIDRRMGQNIWGRPKSPVNRREYGPGQHGQRRKSKLSDFGTQLKAKQKLKGYYGNISEKQFHAIYTEAVRVKGDTGENLIGLLERRLDAVVYRAKFVPTVFAARQFVNHGHIKVNGRRVNIPSYRVRVGDVIEVKEASRQLVLVLEASQSGERDVPDYIDADHGKMTAKLARIPTLSEVPYAVQMEPSLVVEFYSR; the protein is encoded by the coding sequence ATGTCGAAGCGTCATGCAGCCAAATACAAAATCGACCGCCGGATGGGGCAGAACATCTGGGGTCGTCCGAAGAGCCCGGTCAACCGCCGCGAATATGGCCCCGGCCAGCATGGCCAGCGCCGCAAGAGCAAGCTCTCGGACTTCGGCACCCAGCTGAAGGCCAAGCAGAAGCTGAAGGGCTATTACGGCAACATTTCCGAGAAGCAGTTCCACGCGATCTACACCGAGGCCGTCCGGGTGAAGGGCGATACCGGTGAGAACCTGATCGGCCTCTTGGAGCGCCGCCTCGACGCCGTCGTCTATCGCGCGAAGTTCGTCCCGACGGTGTTCGCCGCCCGCCAGTTCGTCAACCACGGCCACATCAAGGTCAACGGTCGCCGCGTCAACATCCCGTCCTACCGGGTGCGTGTCGGCGACGTGATCGAGGTCAAGGAAGCCTCGCGCCAGCTCGTCCTCGTGCTCGAAGCCTCGCAGTCCGGCGAGCGTGACGTGCCCGACTACATCGATGCCGACCACGGCAAGATGACCGCCAAGCTGGCGCGCATCCCGACCCTGTCGGAAGTGCCCTATGCGGTCCAGATGGAACCCTCGCTGGTCGTCGAATTCTATTCGCGCTGA
- a CDS encoding von Willebrand factor type A domain protein produces MSILRSCIAAVAQRVRTGVLPSAALSCLGRFRTDRRGNVAMIFAMSLVPIMALIGAAVDYSRAAAARAKLQAAVDAATLSAARNAGRMTDAQISDAVARAIRANMEGENGISIGAIRVTKVGNSLKVDVDSSMETALWNVIGIKQMEVDVTSQARWNTPNIEVALVLDNTGSMASSGKMTELKKAVRQFLTDMEAIRLTPNQVRISVVPFDTMVNIGTGTVGRAFRNSNWIRFDTNDLPDKMSTDSYSWTGCLTDRDQPNDTNDAVPTTDATRYRAARCANAGLAQMIPLTADFDAVRQVVTLMQPSGNTNITIGTQLGLATLTSRNPFTETNVDPNEETQRFMVLLTDGDNTENRFGRSSIDARTRLACTAVKNEGITLFTVRVIDGNETLLKACATQPPAGSPLQYYFSVRDAAGIGGAFRGIADMITRMRLSI; encoded by the coding sequence ATGTCCATCTTGAGGTCCTGCATCGCCGCTGTCGCGCAGCGTGTGCGGACAGGCGTGCTGCCGTCCGCCGCGCTGTCCTGCCTTGGCCGTTTCCGCACCGATCGGCGCGGCAATGTCGCCATGATCTTCGCCATGTCGCTGGTTCCGATCATGGCGCTGATCGGCGCGGCGGTCGATTACAGCCGCGCCGCGGCCGCGCGCGCCAAGCTGCAGGCGGCGGTCGACGCCGCGACGCTGTCGGCAGCCCGCAATGCCGGGCGCATGACCGACGCACAGATCTCCGACGCCGTGGCCCGGGCCATCCGCGCCAACATGGAAGGCGAGAACGGCATTTCGATCGGTGCCATCCGCGTCACCAAGGTGGGCAACAGCCTGAAGGTCGACGTCGATTCCAGCATGGAGACCGCGCTCTGGAACGTCATCGGCATCAAGCAGATGGAGGTCGACGTCACCTCGCAGGCGCGCTGGAACACGCCGAACATCGAAGTCGCCCTGGTGCTCGACAATACCGGCTCGATGGCGTCGAGCGGCAAGATGACCGAGCTGAAGAAGGCCGTCCGCCAGTTCCTGACCGACATGGAGGCGATTCGGCTGACCCCGAACCAGGTGCGCATTTCCGTCGTGCCGTTCGACACCATGGTCAATATCGGCACCGGCACGGTCGGCAGAGCCTTCCGCAATTCGAACTGGATCCGTTTCGACACCAACGATCTGCCCGACAAGATGTCGACGGATTCCTATTCCTGGACGGGCTGCCTCACCGACCGCGACCAGCCGAACGATACCAACGATGCGGTGCCGACCACCGATGCGACGCGCTACCGCGCCGCCCGCTGCGCCAATGCGGGGCTCGCGCAGATGATCCCGCTGACCGCCGATTTCGACGCCGTGCGCCAGGTGGTGACGCTGATGCAGCCCTCGGGCAATACCAACATCACGATCGGCACCCAGCTCGGCCTTGCGACGCTCACCTCGCGCAACCCGTTCACCGAGACGAATGTCGATCCGAACGAGGAGACGCAGCGCTTCATGGTGCTGCTGACCGACGGCGACAATACCGAGAACCGGTTCGGCCGGTCTTCGATCGATGCGCGGACGCGCCTGGCCTGCACGGCGGTGAAGAACGAAGGCATCACCCTGTTCACCGTGCGGGTGATCGACGGCAACGAGACGCTTCTCAAGGCCTGTGCGACGCAGCCGCCGGCCGGCTCGCCGCTGCAATACTACTTTTCTGTGCGGGATGCCGCTGGAATCGGCGGCGCGTTCCGCGGCATCGCCGACATGATCACCCGCATGCGCCTGTCGATCTGA
- a CDS encoding transcriptional regulator BolA, whose protein sequence is MPMAAADIEQMIKEALPDASVEIRDLAGDGDHYAATVISESFRGKSRVQQHQIVYAALKGKMGGTLHALALTTGAPN, encoded by the coding sequence ATGCCGATGGCGGCCGCCGATATCGAGCAGATGATCAAGGAGGCGCTGCCTGACGCCTCCGTCGAGATCAGGGATCTCGCCGGTGACGGCGACCATTACGCCGCCACGGTGATCTCCGAGAGCTTCCGCGGCAAGTCGCGCGTGCAGCAGCACCAGATCGTCTATGCGGCCCTCAAGGGCAAGATGGGTGGGACCCTGCATGCCCTTGCGCTGACGACCGGCGCCCCCAATTGA
- the purC_1 gene encoding Phosphoribosylaminoimidazole-succinocarboxamide synthase, whose protein sequence is MDFLKPRYIPMSRRRRIYEGKAKVLYEGPEPGTLIQHFKDDATAFNAKKHEVIDGKGVLNNRISEYIFLKLNDIGVPTHFIRRLNMREQLIREVEIIPLEVVVRNVAAGSLSTRLGIEEGTQLPRSIIEFYYKNDALNDPLVSEEHITAFGWATPQEIDDIIALAIRVNDFLSGLFLGAGIRLIDFKMECGRLWENDMMRIVVADEISPDSCRLWDIKSSDKLDKDRFRKDMGGLIEAYTEVARRLGVMGENERATGPVLVQ, encoded by the coding sequence ATGGACTTCCTCAAGCCACGGTATATCCCCATGAGCCGCCGCCGCCGCATCTATGAAGGCAAGGCTAAGGTCTTGTACGAAGGGCCCGAACCCGGAACTCTGATCCAGCACTTCAAGGATGACGCCACCGCCTTCAACGCCAAGAAGCATGAGGTGATCGACGGCAAGGGCGTGCTCAACAACCGTATCTCGGAATATATCTTTCTCAAACTGAACGATATCGGCGTCCCCACCCATTTCATCCGCCGGCTCAACATGCGCGAGCAGTTGATCCGCGAAGTCGAGATCATCCCGCTCGAAGTGGTGGTGCGCAACGTCGCCGCCGGCTCGCTGTCGACCCGCCTCGGCATCGAGGAGGGCACCCAGCTGCCGCGCTCGATCATCGAATTCTACTACAAGAACGACGCGCTCAACGATCCCCTGGTGTCGGAAGAGCACATCACCGCCTTCGGCTGGGCGACGCCCCAGGAGATCGACGACATCATCGCGCTGGCGATCCGTGTCAACGACTTCCTGTCCGGCCTGTTCCTCGGCGCCGGCATCCGCCTCATCGACTTCAAGATGGAATGCGGCCGGCTGTGGGAAAACGACATGATGCGGATCGTCGTCGCTGACGAGATCTCGCCCGATTCCTGCCGGTTGTGGGACATCAAGTCGTCCGACAAGCTGGACAAGGATCGATTCCGCAAGGATATGGGCGGGCTCATCGAAGCCTATACCGAGGTTGCGCGCCGGCTCGGCGTCATGGGCGAGAACGAGCGCGCCACGGGCCCGGTCCTGGTGCAGTGA
- the rhmA_1 gene encoding 2-keto-3-deoxy-L-rhamnonate aldolase, which translates to MHQTPKPYTLAERLRAGDSLFTAWLGMPEPLIADAIAREGFDAVTFDMQHSSIDLMSAIRGISAVNHAGKPAGVRVALEDFGGAARLLDVGAEIIIAPMINSAADAKRLASATKYPPLGDRSWGGNRFQQLTGLGPQDYLQKANTMTVTLAMIETRAALAAVDEILAVPGIDGVFAGPSDLSITLLNGAKLDPNNQVVAEAFETVMKAAKRAGKLTGCYAPSPERAKELASQGWGFISLVNDALIVRNGAQAALKVVRG; encoded by the coding sequence ATGCATCAGACGCCGAAGCCCTATACGCTCGCCGAACGGCTGCGCGCCGGCGACAGCCTGTTCACCGCCTGGCTCGGCATGCCGGAGCCGCTGATCGCCGACGCCATCGCCCGCGAGGGCTTCGACGCCGTCACCTTCGATATGCAGCATTCCTCGATCGACCTGATGAGCGCGATCCGCGGCATCAGCGCGGTCAACCACGCCGGCAAGCCGGCTGGCGTGCGTGTCGCGCTCGAGGATTTCGGCGGCGCGGCGCGCCTGCTCGATGTCGGCGCGGAGATCATCATTGCGCCGATGATCAACTCGGCCGCGGATGCGAAGCGCCTTGCCTCGGCGACCAAATATCCGCCGCTTGGCGACCGCTCCTGGGGCGGCAACCGCTTCCAGCAGCTCACCGGCCTCGGCCCGCAGGACTACCTGCAGAAGGCCAATACGATGACGGTGACGCTGGCCATGATCGAGACCCGCGCCGCGCTCGCCGCGGTCGACGAGATCCTCGCCGTGCCCGGCATCGACGGCGTCTTCGCCGGCCCGTCGGATCTCTCGATCACGCTGCTGAACGGCGCCAAGCTCGACCCGAACAACCAGGTGGTGGCCGAGGCCTTCGAGACGGTGATGAAGGCTGCCAAGCGCGCGGGCAAGCTGACCGGCTGCTACGCGCCGAGCCCGGAACGGGCCAAGGAGCTCGCGAGCCAGGGCTGGGGCTTCATCTCACTGGTGAACGATGCGCTCATCGTGCGCAACGGCGCGCAGGCGGCGCTCAAGGTGGTGCGCGGCTGA
- a CDS encoding phosphoribosylformylglycinamidine synthase subunit PurS: MKARVTVTLKNGVLDPQGKAIEGALKSLGIDGIDSVRQGKVFDLDLGGTDKAAAEAAIKAACEKLLANTVVENYRVEIL, encoded by the coding sequence ATGAAGGCCCGCGTCACCGTCACGCTGAAGAACGGCGTCCTCGATCCCCAGGGCAAGGCGATCGAAGGCGCGCTGAAGAGCCTCGGCATCGACGGCATCGACAGCGTGCGCCAGGGCAAGGTCTTCGATCTCGACCTCGGCGGCACCGACAAGGCGGCCGCGGAGGCTGCGATCAAGGCAGCCTGCGAGAAGCTGCTGGCCAATACGGTGGTCGAGAACTACCGCGTCGAGATTCTGTGA
- a CDS encoding putative glutathione S-transferase: MLLIGMLDSPYVRRAAIAATVLGVAFEHQSVSVFRHMDRFRAINPLVKAPSLVTDDGTVLMESQLIITHFEDIAGRSLRPQAAAARVADLRATGLAIVTCEKAISIEYERKRPEAFHYQPWLDRVREQLFEALGALDTVAAERWANGPEPWTHGSIGAAVAWGFIRFTIPDAVPVHAFPALAAHAARCEGTEVFKHWPIDRESP, from the coding sequence ATGTTGCTGATCGGCATGCTCGACAGTCCCTATGTGCGCCGCGCGGCGATCGCGGCCACCGTTCTCGGTGTCGCCTTCGAACACCAGTCGGTTTCGGTGTTCCGGCACATGGACCGCTTCCGGGCCATCAATCCGCTCGTCAAGGCACCGTCGCTGGTGACCGACGACGGCACGGTGCTGATGGAATCGCAGCTGATCATCACGCATTTCGAGGACATTGCCGGCCGCTCGCTGCGGCCGCAGGCTGCCGCGGCGCGGGTCGCGGACCTGCGCGCCACGGGCCTTGCCATCGTCACCTGCGAGAAGGCCATCAGCATCGAGTACGAGCGCAAGCGCCCGGAAGCCTTCCACTACCAGCCCTGGCTCGACCGTGTGCGCGAGCAGCTTTTCGAGGCGCTCGGGGCGCTCGACACGGTGGCTGCGGAGCGCTGGGCGAACGGTCCGGAGCCGTGGACGCACGGCAGCATCGGCGCGGCCGTCGCCTGGGGCTTCATCCGCTTCACCATTCCGGACGCGGTGCCCGTCCACGCCTTTCCGGCGCTCGCAGCCCATGCGGCGCGCTGCGAGGGAACGGAGGTCTTCAAGCATTGGCCGATCGACCGCGAGAGCCCCTGA
- the purL gene encoding Phosphoribosylformylglycinamidine synthase 2, whose translation MTSNQPRPQAEPKITPELVASHGLKPDEYERILGLIGREPTFTELGIFSAMWNEHCSYKSSRLHLKTLPTKAPWVIQGPGENAGVIDIGDGLAAVFKMESHNHPSYIEPYQGAATGVGGILRDVFTMGARPIAALNALRFGDPAHPKTRHLVAGVVAGVGGYGNSFGVPTVGGLVGFHTRYDGNCLVNAMAVGLARTDGIFYAKATGIGMPIVYLGSKTGRDGIHGATMASAEFGEGAEEKRPTVQVGDPFAEKLLLEACLEIMAKDCVNAIQDMGAAGLTCSAVEMGAKGDLGIELNLENVPTREPGMTAYEMMLSESQERMLMVLKPEKEEEAKAIFRKWGLDFAVIGHTTDTLRFVVKHNGEVKADLPIKELGDEAPLYNRPHVPTASRPVIAADSVTPPVGTGAALLKLIGTPDLASKRWVYEQYDSIILGNTVQRPGGDAAVVRVEHGPKGLAMTADVTPRYCEADPVEGGKQAVAEAYRNISAVGATPLAITDNLNFGNPERPEIMGQLVGCIRGIGEACKALDFPVVSGNVSLYNETFGRAILPTPTIGAVGVIDDFRKSVTIAPRAEGDEVFVLGKTQGWLGQSVYLREILGREEGAPPPVDLKQERRHGEFVRALAAEGLLTACHDVSDGGLAVALAEMAMAGKTGITVDTVPNGVPAHAFWFGEDQARYVLTVKAADIDKLAARAAGAGVMLTRLGRTGGGALTLPGEAPILLEDLTGSFESWLPAYMGQSA comes from the coding sequence ATGACCTCGAACCAACCCAGACCTCAGGCGGAACCGAAGATCACCCCGGAGCTGGTGGCAAGCCACGGGCTCAAGCCGGACGAATACGAGCGCATCCTCGGCCTGATCGGCCGCGAGCCGACCTTCACCGAGCTCGGCATCTTCTCGGCCATGTGGAACGAGCACTGCTCCTACAAGTCGAGCCGCCTGCATCTGAAGACGCTGCCGACCAAGGCGCCCTGGGTGATCCAGGGGCCGGGCGAGAATGCCGGCGTCATCGATATCGGCGACGGCCTGGCGGCCGTGTTCAAGATGGAGAGCCACAACCATCCGAGCTATATCGAGCCCTATCAGGGCGCGGCGACCGGTGTCGGCGGCATCCTGCGCGACGTCTTCACCATGGGCGCGCGGCCGATCGCGGCCTTGAACGCGCTGCGTTTCGGCGATCCCGCCCATCCGAAGACGCGTCATCTGGTGGCCGGCGTCGTCGCCGGCGTCGGCGGCTACGGCAATTCCTTCGGCGTGCCGACGGTCGGCGGCCTGGTCGGCTTCCACACCCGCTATGACGGCAACTGCCTGGTCAACGCCATGGCGGTCGGCCTCGCCCGCACCGACGGCATCTTCTATGCCAAGGCGACCGGGATCGGCATGCCGATCGTCTATCTCGGCTCGAAGACCGGCCGCGACGGCATTCACGGCGCGACCATGGCCTCTGCCGAGTTCGGCGAGGGCGCGGAAGAGAAGCGGCCGACCGTGCAGGTCGGCGATCCCTTCGCCGAAAAGCTGCTGCTGGAGGCCTGCCTCGAGATCATGGCCAAGGACTGCGTCAACGCGATCCAGGACATGGGCGCGGCGGGCCTGACCTGCTCGGCGGTGGAAATGGGCGCCAAGGGCGACCTCGGCATCGAGCTCAACCTCGAAAACGTGCCGACCCGCGAGCCGGGCATGACGGCCTACGAGATGATGCTGTCGGAAAGCCAGGAGCGCATGCTCATGGTGCTCAAGCCCGAGAAGGAAGAGGAGGCGAAGGCCATCTTCCGCAAATGGGGCCTGGATTTCGCGGTCATCGGCCACACGACCGACACGTTGCGCTTCGTCGTCAAGCACAATGGCGAGGTGAAGGCCGACCTGCCGATCAAGGAGCTCGGCGACGAAGCCCCGCTCTACAACCGCCCGCACGTGCCGACCGCCTCGCGGCCGGTGATCGCGGCGGACAGCGTGACGCCGCCGGTCGGCACCGGCGCGGCGCTCCTGAAGCTGATCGGCACGCCCGACCTCGCGTCCAAGCGCTGGGTCTACGAGCAGTACGACTCGATCATCCTCGGCAATACCGTGCAGCGCCCGGGCGGCGACGCCGCGGTCGTGCGCGTCGAGCATGGGCCGAAGGGCCTTGCCATGACCGCCGACGTGACGCCGCGCTATTGCGAGGCCGATCCGGTCGAGGGCGGCAAGCAGGCCGTGGCGGAGGCCTATCGCAACATTTCGGCCGTTGGCGCCACGCCGCTGGCGATCACCGACAATCTCAATTTCGGCAATCCGGAGCGCCCCGAGATCATGGGCCAGCTCGTCGGCTGCATCCGCGGCATCGGCGAGGCCTGCAAGGCGCTCGACTTCCCGGTCGTGTCGGGCAATGTCTCGCTCTACAACGAGACCTTCGGCCGGGCGATCCTGCCGACCCCCACGATCGGCGCCGTCGGCGTCATCGACGACTTCAGGAAGAGCGTCACGATCGCGCCGCGCGCCGAAGGCGACGAGGTCTTCGTGCTGGGCAAGACCCAGGGCTGGCTCGGCCAGTCGGTCTATCTGCGCGAGATCCTCGGCCGGGAGGAGGGGGCGCCGCCGCCGGTCGACCTCAAGCAGGAGCGCCGCCACGGCGAATTCGTGCGCGCCCTGGCCGCCGAAGGCCTGCTGACCGCCTGCCATGACGTCTCCGACGGCGGTCTCGCGGTGGCCCTCGCCGAAATGGCCATGGCGGGCAAGACCGGCATCACCGTCGACACGGTGCCGAACGGAGTGCCCGCCCACGCCTTCTGGTTCGGCGAGGATCAGGCTCGCTACGTCCTGACGGTGAAGGCCGCCGACATCGACAAGCTCGCGGCCCGCGCCGCCGGCGCAGGTGTCATGCTGACGCGGCTTGGCCGCACCGGCGGCGGCGCGTTGACCCTCCCCGGCGAGGCTCCCATATTGCTCGAGGATTTGACCGGCAGCTTCGAGTCGTGGCTGCCCGCCTATATGGGCCAGTCGGCCTGA
- the grxD gene encoding Glutaredoxin-4, with translation MSTETQTNPAHAKIEAEIASSDVVLFMKGTPQFPMCGFSGQVVQILDYLGVPFKGVNVLDSDEIRQGIKDYSNWPTIPQLYVKNEFIGGCDITREMFQSGELLELMKAKGIQVREAAQ, from the coding sequence ATGAGCACCGAGACGCAGACCAATCCCGCCCATGCCAAGATCGAGGCGGAAATCGCTTCGAGCGACGTCGTGCTGTTCATGAAGGGAACGCCGCAGTTTCCCATGTGCGGCTTTTCCGGCCAGGTCGTGCAGATCCTCGACTATCTCGGCGTGCCGTTCAAAGGCGTGAACGTCCTGGATTCCGACGAGATCCGTCAGGGCATCAAGGACTATTCCAACTGGCCGACCATTCCGCAGCTCTACGTCAAGAACGAGTTCATTGGCGGCTGCGACATCACCCGCGAAATGTTCCAGTCGGGCGAACTGCTCGAACTGATGAAGGCGAAGGGCATCCAGGTTCGCGAGGCGGCCCAGTAA
- the murI_1 gene encoding Glutamate racemase codes for MRITFEPSSFDPFAGMRHQVKPSADLATRVPTILVFDSGLGGLTVQREIARLRPDARFVYCADDAAFPYGRRDETEVIARVLAVMERLVAAHRPDCVVIACNTASTLVMPHLRRHFALPFVGTVPAIKPACEQSVSRMVSVLATPGTVARDYTHALIAEFGQGCDINLVGSVHLASLAEAVMRGERTDEAAIAAEIAPCFVENRGRRTDTIVLACTHYPLLMETFRRLAPFPVTWIDPAPAIARRVVQILGPARPTAEMPASLALLTGGKARAALAPVFCGYGFAETGVEPLPLH; via the coding sequence ATGCGTATCACCTTCGAGCCGAGCTCCTTCGACCCCTTCGCCGGCATGCGCCATCAGGTCAAACCCAGCGCCGACCTCGCCACCCGCGTGCCGACCATCCTGGTGTTCGATTCAGGCCTGGGCGGCCTGACCGTGCAGCGCGAGATCGCGCGGCTGAGGCCCGATGCCCGCTTCGTCTACTGCGCCGACGATGCCGCCTTCCCCTATGGTCGGCGCGACGAGACGGAGGTGATCGCCCGCGTGCTCGCGGTCATGGAGCGGCTGGTCGCCGCGCACCGCCCGGACTGCGTGGTGATCGCCTGCAACACGGCCTCGACCTTGGTCATGCCGCATCTGCGCCGGCACTTCGCCCTGCCCTTCGTCGGCACGGTGCCCGCGATCAAGCCGGCCTGCGAGCAGTCCGTCTCGCGGATGGTCAGCGTGCTCGCCACGCCCGGCACGGTGGCCCGCGACTACACCCACGCGCTCATCGCGGAATTCGGCCAGGGCTGCGACATCAATCTCGTCGGCTCTGTGCATCTTGCAAGCCTCGCCGAAGCGGTGATGCGCGGCGAACGGACGGACGAGGCGGCGATCGCGGCCGAGATCGCCCCCTGCTTCGTCGAGAACCGCGGCCGGCGCACCGACACGATCGTGCTCGCCTGCACGCACTACCCGCTGCTGATGGAGACGTTCCGGCGGCTGGCGCCCTTCCCGGTGACCTGGATCGATCCCGCTCCGGCCATCGCCCGCCGGGTGGTGCAGATTCTCGGACCGGCCCGGCCCACGGCCGAAATGCCGGCAAGTCTGGCACTGCTCACCGGCGGCAAGGCGCGGGCGGCGCTGGCGCCGGTCTTTTGCGGCTATGGTTTTGCCGAAACCGGCGTGGAACCGCTGCCGCTTCATTGA